The Teredinibacter sp. KSP-S5-2 genomic interval GTTGCCTCGTGGTCTTTATTTAAATCGCCTGACATATTAAATCCTAAACATCATATCCCAAGAATTTAGAGAGTCGGAGAAGATTCTATATATTGGGATAGAAGCATTTTGCAGGAACCATGATAGCGTAATCATTCCTATTGCAATTTTTGCGGGTAAACCAATGAAATATACGGGAGTTTTAGGCAGCGATCGGGATATAAACGCTAAGGTTATGTCTACAAGCCATAAGATGATTATTACTGGGCTTGCGATTATGAACCCTGTTGTAAAGTGAGCACCCAGTATTTTAATCCATGAAGAGTTCCAGTCAAATGCTATACCAGGAGGAAAAACCTTTATTAGCTTGGATAGGCCGATAAGTAACTCGTGGTGAATATTTGCAGTAAAAAAGATGAATAGTAATGCTAACGTCAGTATTTGAGGGGTGGGCCCCGAGGAATTTTCGGTATTAGGATCAAAGATTGCAGCAGCCGCAAAGCCAACTTGCATATCAATTAATTTGCCGGCTGAATGAATGGCTGCATAAGCAGTATGGTAGCTAAAAGCTAGTGATATTCCGATAAGAAACTCAAGAGTAATCAGGCCAGCAAGGGGAATGCTGTTAGATGCGACTGACTGAGCGTTGATGGCTGAGCACAGGACCATAGATAGACATATGGTTAAAAACACTCGAACAAGTACTGGGGCTCGCCTAAAGGGAGGCGGGGGGGCCACAACAAACAATGGAAGCAGCCTCACACTAATTAGAGCTGTAATAATATATTGAGTAAACATAATTTACCCGCTAGCCGCGTATCGAAATGCGTTGCGAGTAAATTCCGCCAAAACATTGAGCATCCAACCACCCATCATAAGGGCAACAAACACGGAGGCTATTATTTTGGGGACGAATGTTAAGGTCATTTCTTGGATCTGGGTAACGACTTGGAAAATGCTAACAACTAATCCAACAGCTAAACTAGTAAAAAGCATAGGCGCAGAGACTTTTGCTGCAGTGAGCATCGTCTCGCTCAAAAGAAAAAGCGCGGTTTCCTGTTCCAAGTAAATCTCCGTAATGCCAGTATATCTTTGTTGCTTTTTAGGTAAACAAAATAACTGAGTGTATGCTCATCAAGTAAATATGGTTCGGTTCAGGCAAAATTTAAAGCATGGGAAATGCTTACTAAACACCGGGGGGGGGGACAAGATCCAAACTCCCTTTATTACTTGCCTTAACATAATTGATAAATATCTTACCAAATAAGCTATCAAAAAGATTATTCGAAATCAAGGCTTATATGATTTTGGTTTTTAAAAATGTTATTTGGGGGGAGACCTAATTCGTGGTTCACAGCTTGTGTTTATAGCGTTGACGTATGATTTGAACTTAATGTTGATTTTTTATGTAAGAGAAAAGTATTGATATTGGTTGGTGGGCTAAGAAATTTGTTGGAATATGATGGTTTTACTACTATGTCAGCATTTTTATGATTTCCTTCATGTGATCTTTTAGTTTTGGGGAGTTTTCTATTGAGGTAGCTATAGTTGTGGCAATTTCTTTAAAGTTTGGATGATCGAGAATTTCTTCTCCAAACTCCCAGATAACAATTTCCTGAACTACTACTGTTGTAATTGATGATGACGGGATTTTTGCTATTCTATCTCTTATCCTCTTTTTTAGTTCTGTTTGGCTTTTCTTTACTTGTTCAACTGTTTCAAGTGATGGTGAGTATTTTTTATGGATAGATTGAGCCTTTGGTGTCGGCTCCGATTTGTTTACCAGGCTCTGAAATATTGAAGATAGACGAGAGGAGTCGATTTTAGACATATTTATTCTCGCTATACAGACTTGTCTCGGTATGCGCCGAGGAATGTGCTGTCACTTTCTATTGGTTGTTCTGTTGCTGACTCATCAGATCCCAAACTATCTATGATGTTTTGTATGGAAACATTTAATGCTGGATTGTCCTGGTTTTCTTTTTTTCCTTGTTCAAGTAGTTCTAGCCCTCTTTCAATTTTGTCTTCGCATATTGCAGTAAGACCAAGGCAGAAAGTCTTTATATATTGGCTGGATGTTTTCTCGATAAGTGACGTCCAGGTAGCAATAGCTTTATCCAACTCTTCTTTATGGCCATATAGCAATCCTAGTTGCAGAGATGCCATTTCAAGGCTTGGGTCTAAATCTAGGGCTTTCTCCATGCCTGCCTGAGCCCTGTCATACATGCCAATTTCTGCGTGCTGAGCTGCAATTAAATAGATAGCTAAAGCATTATTTGGTTCTATTTGAACGCATTTGTTTAGGAGGTCTAAGGCTTCGGTCGATTTGTTTTCCTGTATGTTCTTCATCGCAAGATGAAGTAGTTCTTCTGCATCTAACACGTGAGTTTCCTGTTGTTAGTTAAGGGAATTGCCTGGGTTTGAATTTTATGTGGAAAGCTCAGCTAACCTTAGCTGTATAAGTGTTTCAAGAGAGGTTCCAAGTTTGTCATTATGACGTTTCTTTACTTCTTCAAACAATGAGGCTGCTTCGTTTGTTTTTCCTTCGTTGCTAAGCAGCACCATGTTAGCATATATTTGATTGGCTCCATCGGGGGATAGTTTCTCTGCAAGTCGGATATGGTGCTCCGCCTTTTGTTTTTCACCCTGTAATGCGTAAATAGATGCTAAGGCCCCATGTGATTCACCAAAGGTGGGGTCAATCGCATATGCTGATTCAAAGGCTTCCTGTGCTTTGGTAATATTATCTTTCATTAGATAAATCCAGCCGAGGATATGCCAGGAGCCAATATGGTCTGGTATGTACGCAACAGCTTTGAGAAGAGAGCTCTCAGCTTCTTCAAATCTAAAATTGTGAAAATCTATCAGTCCTAGGGAGCTCCATGCCCTGCCACTCTCGGGGAGAATTGTGGTCGCTTTCTGCAAATCTGAATATGCGTTTTCATATCTTTGTGATGCCATATCTAATGTGGCTCGGGCAAGTAAGGCATTAAAGTTATCTGGCGAGCTGTCCAGGCACTCTTTGGCTAAGTTTCTTGCTTCGTCTTCTTTTTCTTCATCCGCATAAATAAGTGATAATAAACCCATAGCGTCGTAGTTACGAGGGTCATCTTGGATGACTTTTTTCAGGCGTTCAATTGCTTCGGGTTCTCTATCTAGGTTTTGAGCGCATCGAGAAAAAAGTATGTTAATCTCACTTCCGAATGAATCTGGAATCTCGATTTTTGTTAAGGTATCGATTGCCTTTTGATACTTTCCTCTTAGGAATTGGGTGTAGGCAAGATTATATAGTGTGGGAGAATTGTTTATACCGAGCTCAATAGATTGCTCAAATGCTTCCTCTGCTAGTTCCAATTTGTTTTCTGCCAAATGTAAAAAGCCTTTATGTGCGTGTAGATTGGCGTTTTCAGGGGCGAGGGCTAATCCTTTCTGAACAAGTCCTCTGGCTGTGTCTAGTTCACTAAGGTCGACCGCAAGTATTATGCTATCATATATGAGATTTAAGTTATCTGGAGTATATTCAAGGTACTTAAGATATCGATCTAACTTATCTTGGTTTTGTCTTGCTTCAGAAGGATCAGTGTTCAAAAACTATTTCCTTTGTCTTGTTCTTCCACTACTCCCGCACTGCAAGCGCGGAGCGCCTCTTTTATGCCAAAGACTGTACTCATTATGTATTACTAAATCAAGGGGGGGGCTAAAATGTACCGAATACATACTATATGGCTGGGCTGGGGGAGAGCTGGGCAGAGCCGCTGATTCTTTGGTACGCTCCTTACCGAGTTCTCTATCACGCGTTATACATAGGTTGATTTGGATCAACAACATTTGATGGGTTACGGATTGGCTTATTTTGTAGGCCAGCTTAGTTTAACAATAGAAAAATTTAATAGTTATTGCTGATGTTTTATTACATAAATATATATTTCTGGTATGTCGACACAAGCAATAGTGGCATGCATGTTTTATGACGAAGGGATGCTCACGTATCGTGGAACTAGATATGAGCTTGGTATGGGAGCAAGGTTGATTTGCCTCTTATAATAAAAGACTTTCATCGACAAAATATACTCTCAACGCGTGAAATAGAGGCTTGCGTGCGAAGTTTGCCCTCAGAACACGTTAAAGGACTAAAAGGAATAGTGTTTAAGCCTGCACGTGAGCTTGGGATATTTGGGATTCCCATTCATCAAGGATGTAAAGGAGGTTTCTATCCCGAGTTTTATACGATAGTAATATTTGATTTGGTCGATCGGAAAACTGCTGAGCATGTGTTGTATCATGAAATTGGTCACTATTACTATCACTGTAAAATGGACTCATATACAAAAAAAGAATGGACCGCTATATATAATGCCAACCGAAAACCTGTTTCTAGCTACGGGAGCAAAAACTGGGTTGAAGACTTTTCTGAAGCCTATGCTTATTTTATTTGCCAGCCTGACAAGCTCATGGCAAATAATTGGAGAAAATATATCTTTTTAAAAAGTAGGGTGTTTAACACGTAATACCTGCTCTTTTAACTCGGAGTGTAAATAGTTATCTCTGTATATATTAGAGAGTAAGTTATTCCTTTAATGCCGGATCGCTTTCAACTTGTAGTGATGCTATTTACCAGTTACATGGAATGCTGGTGGCAGATGAATCATTTGGTCTGCGCGATGCTAAATGGTTTTGAGTTTATATTGTTTCAAACAGCGAACATCAACAGCATTATTCGTCTATAA includes:
- a CDS encoding tetratricopeptide repeat protein; protein product: MLDAEELLHLAMKNIQENKSTEALDLLNKCVQIEPNNALAIYLIAAQHAEIGMYDRAQAGMEKALDLDPSLEMASLQLGLLYGHKEELDKAIATWTSLIEKTSSQYIKTFCLGLTAICEDKIERGLELLEQGKKENQDNPALNVSIQNIIDSLGSDESATEQPIESDSTFLGAYRDKSV
- the fliQ gene encoding flagellar biosynthesis protein FliQ, whose translation is MEQETALFLLSETMLTAAKVSAPMLFTSLAVGLVVSIFQVVTQIQEMTLTFVPKIIASVFVALMMGGWMLNVLAEFTRNAFRYAASG
- a CDS encoding flagellar biosynthetic protein FliR, which gives rise to MFTQYIITALISVRLLPLFVVAPPPPFRRAPVLVRVFLTICLSMVLCSAINAQSVASNSIPLAGLITLEFLIGISLAFSYHTAYAAIHSAGKLIDMQVGFAAAAIFDPNTENSSGPTPQILTLALLFIFFTANIHHELLIGLSKLIKVFPPGIAFDWNSSWIKILGAHFTTGFIIASPVIIILWLVDITLAFISRSLPKTPVYFIGLPAKIAIGMITLSWFLQNASIPIYRIFSDSLNSWDMMFRI
- a CDS encoding tetratricopeptide repeat protein, whose protein sequence is MNTDPSEARQNQDKLDRYLKYLEYTPDNLNLIYDSIILAVDLSELDTARGLVQKGLALAPENANLHAHKGFLHLAENKLELAEEAFEQSIELGINNSPTLYNLAYTQFLRGKYQKAIDTLTKIEIPDSFGSEINILFSRCAQNLDREPEAIERLKKVIQDDPRNYDAMGLLSLIYADEEKEDEARNLAKECLDSSPDNFNALLARATLDMASQRYENAYSDLQKATTILPESGRAWSSLGLIDFHNFRFEEAESSLLKAVAYIPDHIGSWHILGWIYLMKDNITKAQEAFESAYAIDPTFGESHGALASIYALQGEKQKAEHHIRLAEKLSPDGANQIYANMVLLSNEGKTNEAASLFEEVKKRHNDKLGTSLETLIQLRLAELST